A segment of the Mastacembelus armatus chromosome 7, fMasArm1.2, whole genome shotgun sequence genome:
tttcctgctgttttgttttgctaaaaTTATTAGTTAAtcagaaaaattatttttttgatattcagttgtttttaaatatctgaCATTGTCATAGCTGGTAGGCATTTCAGCTGTGAGCTATATCTGAAAGTCTTTCCTGGAGTTTTGTTGTAGTATTGCTCGGATAGAGCAGGCACTTTAGACATGTTGTCTGTTTCTTGTTTAGTCAGTTTTCTGACAGtttatgataataaaaaataatttagtggCAACCCTGCCTGTCAAAAGATAGTCATGgccagatttaaaaaaaaaaaaagattactaCTGCTGATGGGCTGGGAATGATTATTTATGATTTAACAGTGATCAGATTATCATGGTAATCAATATCGAcatcttttttcatttgtaaagaaTCACTGCCCTTGTCACCTGCCTAGCATGTCTAGGAGGTTTAAGTAGTACTTACTGTTATTAATCATAGTTTTGTAGCTGAGGTTGCACAACTAATGTAACATTGGCAAAGTATGCACTTGCTACCAAATTGCCAAGGGCCCGATTGAACTTACCTTCACCCAAGATTTCATTAAGACTGTGCCAGACAAATGTTTGCACCAGGCTTGAATTTCAGCCCAACTCATAAACAGCCTACTATATTAACTTGTTTAGGGACAGCTGCCTGTGGTGTGGATCGTGCCTCTGTGTTTCTCGGGGTGTCAATAAATCCGCTTagctggctgtgtgtgtgtgtgtgtgtgtgtgtgtgtgtgtgtgtgtgtgtgtgtgtgtgtgtgtgtgtgtgtgtgtgtgtgtgtgtgtgtgtgtgtgtgtgtgtgtgtgtgtgtgtgtgtgtgtgtgtgtgtgtgtgtgtgtgtgtgtgtgtcagcctttGTGTAGATGTTGCAGTGAGTGGGAATATTGTCAGATTGTTTTTATATGCAGGTACACGATAGTTTATCACAGCTGACATTGTGACAATAGGAATAGGACTTACAGCGCCGTATACTGGCCTTGGGTGTTAACGGGGGTTTTATTTGCAGCCCTAGATAGACCACGACTCCAGCCAGCTAAAATGCCCTTTAGTGTTTCCTTAAAGGCTTTGAGGCagaactgttttgtttttggagggggaaaaaaataaaacagctgttGTAAAATATGGGATGGCGCCATGTCACAGATTTAATAGAAAGTCACATTGCTCAAACGAAGCCTGTATAATGTGAGACTTCATTCCGATCGTTTATCTTCGGACCTGACTTAATGCCACGCGCACATCCTTCTTAATCCACATTCACCAGTTGAGGCCTCATAAACTGAGGGTGGAAAAACTTCATCCAAGGACATCACTGAGCTTGACTTCTCTAACGGTTTTTACATTGCTGGTCTCAGATTAGCATTAACATTTTCAGCCACTCCTGCTGGAGCCTTGCTAACATGTAGCATTGTTGGCGACATCGCTAGTGGACGAAACTGCAAACGTaggcagctgctgcactgcatcATGGGACAATAGCTCACCCATACCTATGTGTGGGCAGTTAGAGGCTCTGGTTCATTGGTGCAATCATTAGGCTGTAACAGGAGAAATAGGCTATATTGGTTTGAGATGGCTTCCTTTGTGGAATCTCTACAGTCTAATCCTGTGCTGACAGATAGGCCTATATGGCATCAGATATGGCAACAAGAATGGCAGATAGTTTTATTCCAGGTTGCTGCCTGTAACATTAGTCTACAATTGGTCGTAGTTATCATGTTGCTCACAAGCTGCATTGAGAATGTATCTCAGTTTTGTGGTGTTATAGTTATGAATACTTggtaataaatacaaaatattaaagactATTAGGAAGCTTCTTCTCAAGATGAAGCTTTGTCAGTGTAGCAACCAAAACGGTCTGTAATTATACTCAGTACTTATCATCAGTGGGTTATGCTCACCCCGGAAAATAAGTGAATGTTTCCATCTCTGTGGAGCTTTGCCTTTTCACACCAACCTCGAGTCCTTAGCCCCCATCCCCAAGCTGCTGCTCACTTTTGGTGAAGATATTTCATCCGAAGTCTAGCTTTACTAACTAAGGATATCGTTACACGACACCCGACGTGGAAAAACATTTCCCACCTATTTTCCTCGTGCTACCCTTCCTCCACCAAGTTTAATGTTACATTGCTTTTCAGGTCTTGAGCTCCTCGCATCCCCAATGTGTGATGTGTTAAAGGCATCTaagaagtgtttgtgtttgagcagtGTTGATGTTGGTTGCCATGGCAGCCTATCTGAGGGGATGTCCAGGAAGCGTGCCATGAGATGTTATTACAGGGCCTACACAACTGAATGTCTTGACCAAATAGAAGGGTTGACACTTCAGCCCAGTCATGTGACAGACTTGACCCAGTTCTAATGTCTGTCTGGACTCTGTGATGGGCCTCGTCACTTCAATAGTTTTAGCTCTGCACGTTTTCAAATTCAAAATACACGATAAATGGTGCTAAGTGTTGCAGAATAGTACGAGATATTATTCTCTGTTGCAAGCTTAAATTGCACAACAATACATGGCAACCCTATATGGAAGTAGAATGACAGTGTGATGGTGCAGTGTAAATGTCATATATATGGGTCTGCTATTTGTAAAACCTTGCAGAGTGGGAACAGACAGTCTCTCCTCTAGACCAAATCTGTTGTCATCCTGGCTGAatactttttgcttttgttggcATCAGTCTTGCTGTACTTGGACTAGTAGGTGACTGCTGTTAAAACTGAACATTGACACATGTGGTCTCTTTGTTATGTCGACTTGTGGCCTGATAATTTTTCTCTCACTTGTAGAAATGCACACAAACTACTGGCTACACAACTTGCTGTTAATTAGTCATACTCGTAGCACTTAAATAGCCTGATCCTGTTTTCCTGCTATTTGTTGTTGGtgtgatttaatttgtttgctCAAGTCTTAAGTTAAGCCGTTTAATCTGTTTTGATCCTTGTCAGTAATACAACAGGTAACAGTGATAATACGTAattcaaacatttacagtgtagGTTAGAAAAAGCATTTACAATACCACTTGGCTAATAGCAGTAACAAAGCCTAAGTGAAGTCAAGTGCTAGCAAACATGGAGCGCAATCAAAAAGAAACCAGATTGGAGAAGTGGATGGGAGCTACTTTgacatattaaaaacacacacagccattttGAGTTTGCTGTTCACAAGAAGCATCTTCTGATGTAAATCATGGCtccccaaaaagaaagaaaaaagggggcAGATGACTCCAAAGGGGCTGTGCAGAATGCTCAATGTAAAAACAGACCAGAGTAACAGATTGAGGCTTAAAGGAGTCATTGAGTCTCTGTTCATGAGATACTCATGCTATACGAATATCATGGTGCGTGGACACGTGAAGGATGATATAAGTATATTTCCACTTTATTCAAGGTCTTGTAGGCTGCATGAAGCTGGAGTAGAGCTTGATGATGTAAAGGGTCAAAGTAGTTTCACTCCAGACTTGAGATGaagaaaatctgcatttttGAGCAAAATGTGTCTCAGCTGAAGCAGTTCTATAAAGTTTGACCCACTGCTGCAGAAAGCACTTGTTTGAGATAAATTATTGCAGAAGACCACGTTATTCTGAGGAGTTTACttacttttttcccctccactaTGTATGTCCACTCCCTGTGGAAGTACACTGATACACAGTGCTCCACTCACAGATCATCCATTAAATGGCGGATGGGTTCTATGTCAGTGTCTCATATCCCTCACAGTCATTTATCATATATCTCTTTAAAGGCATAAGGCAGTCTGTCCTCAGCCCTTGTAGGGCATCGTGGACCACTGTAGTCTGAATCTGCCCAGCTGATGGGTGTAAAGGATCACATGGAGGCCCAGTTAATGGATGGGATGATTGAAGTCGTATTAACAGGTCGCTGTTGACACCAGTTGCAATATTAAGCACTTATTAGATCAAAGAGGTCTCGTGGTCGATATAGATCATATAGACTTCATGGCAGTTAAATGTTGCACGGTATGCAAATACTAGAAAGGTATCTCAATATTCTGCCATTATAAATGGTACAAAACCCTGTTTTATAAGTGTCAGTACTTGAATGACAGTTTTAATAAGAGCCATATATCTCCAGTTACATTCCTGTGCGAGTTTCAGTTTGGAAACCATGGGCAATTGTCTAATTGAGCTTTATCTTTTTAGCAGTTAACTTATCAATGACTAACAATTCGTTCCTGTAGTTTTTGGTATTGACAACACTAATAAATCATCCAAATGGTCATGCAAGACCATTTTCTACATATAGTTTACATATAGTTCCTGGATTAGACAGCACTTGCTTATTTGGCTGATCAGTATTATTGTCCGCTTTATCAGATCTATTGGTAATGTTATtgatctatatatatatatatattggctgtTAAACAACCCCAAACTAAGATAAGTTTTAGGTGATTTGAAAATAGTGTTGCCTTGACATAGCTTGTCCACTAGAGAGCAGTGGTGAGTATTTTCGACTGTACATTTCACTAACTGCATATCTTCATCAGGGTTCAGGGTAATAACCACATTTAAAGTATTTCTATCAAAATACCTGTTTATCTTTTATGGCAGTGTTTATAAATGATGTTGGCTGCTATATTCTTATCTGAAACCTTCTAATTTATACCAGTATATCTCTTAAaaatccagattttttttttttaagctgtcgTCCTGGATTTATTTTTGACCTTTGCCCTGTATTTGAGTATGTTATGCTTGCTTGTCATATTTTCACTTAGATATAatcctgtgtgtttttcccccCTTCTGCCCTGATAGATGAGAGTCACAGTTTGGTCCCTCTGCACCAAAGCTGTGTCTTACATCAAGTATCCCAAAGCATGTCAAAAGGGTGAGCATGagatttatattgttttatttatttcctgtatCTGTATCACTCTGAGTACCTGAGGACAGGGTCGGCAGTACGAGTGTCTCGACATGCCCCGCAGCtcacatgtttttcttttcctgacgGCGTGACCCTGGCTATGCAGCTACGCTGCGGCCCTCTCTGCTGACAGCTGGTCCCCTCTTCAGTAAATGGGGCATGCTCTTCATAACAGGCCTGTCAGCAACTAGGGGAAAAATGATTGTCTGTGACACTCCCCATTTTCTGCATGCAATTCTGTGTCCTTGTGACCTGTTTATTCTCACAGCCGTCATATAAACAATACGGCTAATGGTTACATACTACCGACCTGAGGGCGCCAAAGTGTCAGGTATTATTTTGGATGAAAGTAAACCGTGAGATTACATAGTCATTTATCAGAATatatatttgcagttttttgcaGCCAACACAGTGTTTGAATTAGCTGAAAAAATGTATCggtcctttctgctgcagaggcATCAACCTCTGTGAGTAGTGATTAGTGTAAACCTaactctttttattttaaagttgatATTTTTCAACTTGGCTGATGCAGTGTCCCTGTTATTGTAAAACCTTTATCATACTGAGCAACTGGTAGCTGCCTATAAAATTTTAGCTCTCACCCACAGGTGTAGATTTCAGCAGAGATGGCTGCTATATGGCCTTGGCTGAACGCCGGGACTGCAAAGACTacgtgagtgtgtttgtgtgcgacGACTGGCATTTACTCAGGGTAAGTAGGTCATTAACATTTCATCATGCGACAATCGAAATATCACTCGTAAATAATGAGTCCAGAGaaatgttgatgtgtttttatttgtaaatgtgtatCACAAGTTAATTTCATCCACATTAACTCTCTCACAGCATTTTGAGACTGAGACACAGGACCTGGCTGGGTTAGAGTGGTCTCCCAATGGATGTGTGCTGGCAGTGTGGGACAGCTGTCTGGAGGTGAGACCTTCACCTTTTTCAGATGGATTAGGAGATAAATTAACCACTTTGTTGAGGAGTAATTTCTTCTTCTATCTTCCTGGATCACTGTGAAAGGTGTTACAACAAAACAGCAACTGTTCCCGCacagaaactgaagcagctgGATAAAAATGGTCATTTGAGAGTTAAACATTATGTGCAGTCAAAATAAAGAACAGTATCTTATACAGATTGACTTTCGATGCTTGTTTGGCATGCACAACATTTTATGAGGTCATATTACTGGTGTATTGAAATGAATGCATAGGTAAAGACACCTTTTCTAAGCACAGATTGAGTTAATCATCTTGCAGCAATAGAAGTACTTTAGAATAAAATCAGTTcagacaaaaagataaaaaattttaaataaaataaaaacaaatttgtgtAACATCTATTGTGCTTTTCTAGTTACTCTGAGTGCTCCAGACAGAATTAAAATCATTGACCATCTTAggtaatgttaaaataaccCTGCCTTGTTGTTTCATGTGTCTTCTCCACAGTACAAGGTGCTGCTGTATTCCCTGGATGGCCGGTTGCTCTCAACCTACAGTGCCTATGAGTGGTCGCTGGGTGTCAAGTCTGTGACCTGGAGCCCCAGCAGCCAGTTCCTGGCCATTGGCAGCTATGATGAAAAAGTATGGGCAAACTCTTAAGTGATGGCTGGTAACACTGAGAAGTATCACGTTATAGCTTGACACGACACTTTAAAGCCAAGTGTCCTAAAAGAGTACTCCACTAATTTAGCTTTGTATTTCTTTAATATTGTCTAACGCACAATACACGGTTTTTAATAACAGTATCAGAATTGATGCAGCACTGCATTAACCACAATGCAACCCTGCATATGTCAGATTGTTGTGTGCAGTCGTCAGTATCAGTACAGAATGAATGACAGAAGACTTACATGCCCTCAGGTGCGCATCCTCAATCACATCACATGGAAGAAAATCGCCCAGTTTGAGCACCCAGCAACCATCAACAACACAAAAGCTGTGAGTATTTTCCAGCCTTCACGATGAGCCTTGAAGACATCGCAGGTCAGTTATTTACTGTTCGTTGTGTTTCTAGGTTGCGTATAAGGAAGTGGAGAGAAGACCAGCTGTCGGCAACGAAGACCTGTCGCTGCACAACATCACATTAGGCAGCACCCTCTTTAACACCCAGAGCAAATGTatgttgtttccattatttAGAAAATAGGTATTCTTAAAAACAGGATTTGATTAAAACTTCTTTCTGATCACcaactttaatttgtttttgtgtcattcaGATGAGATCTGTCCACCCCCAGTCCAAATTCCTGTGGTAAAACCAGATCCAGACCGAGCCAACCCAAAGATCGGTGTCTCCACGCTGGCATTCAGCACAGACAGTCGCTATGTAGCCACCAAAAATGGTAAGACTTTGCTGCGCTTCACTTTGCTCCTCGTAGTTAGCCTGATAGACcttgtatgtatgtttattagTATGTATTAATAGTTCTCACATTTCTGCTCATAAATGtcaactttgtgtgtgtgtctgtgtttgactgGCCATAGATAACATGGCCAGTGTTGTATGGGTGTGGGACATGCAGAAGATGAGCCTGGAGGCTGTGCTGGAGCAGACATCGGCTGTGCGCTGCTTTCAGTGGGACCCCCGACGCCCCAGGCTGGCACTGTGTACAGGCAACACCAAACTCTATCTCTGGTCCCCAGCAGGCTGCGTTTCTGTGCAAGTCCCCACTGAAGGTAACGAGGTTTGGTCACTAAGAAGTGAAACTAGAACACAGAGCTCAGTTACGCTGCTGTCAGATGGAAGTGCACAGTAATATCCTTCTCATTAGGTTGGGTTATTATGCCACACAAGGCAACTATTAAATCCTGAAGTCATGCTATATGAAATCAGACTGATTCCAATGATGTGCTTGCTGCTATTTTTGTTAGTCTTCGATTTCTTTTTGCCAAGACTGACTGCACCAAATGccatcttttcatttattcaacCATCACTAATACACAGTGATTTTACATAAGAAGCTATGTAGCTGTGCTGCATTTTGATTTGTCCCCTTGGTCGATATGCTTTACTCTTTATCCCATAAGTAGAAAACACGAAACATTTAAATTCTCATTGTGTGAAGTTAAAATAAAGAAGGATGTAGATTCTATCCAACATATTTAGTGGTGGAATGATTTTTCACCCTCTTGTTTGTGGAGATGGTtatgtttgctcctttctttcaTGTCAGGCGGTTTCCAGGTCCAGTCCCTAACCTGGCACTGCAGTGGAGACTCTCTGATCCTCCTTGGAAAGGAGCAGCTTTGTTTGTGCTACATGGACACTGAGCAGGAGGACAAGTAAAACTCACAAAACACAACTGGATCACACGTGAGGCTCATTGAGCCACACGCACGTTCCCGGGAATGTTTTAAGGTGTCGGCCAAAAGACTGAAACACTGACACTCCTATAAATTTCAACCTTCATATGTACTATTAGAGCCGCTCACTAAGCTTGTTAGGCCTTTAGTGCAAATCACTGGGATCTTTGTTGAAAAAGTGGAAAGTTTGACATGACAGTCTGTGTCAGGCGTCCTAAGAGCCTGGATAAATACcaggtttttaaataaatgcacagaCTGAAGCACTAGTACCCAACACTGTGATTTTAGAGGTTTACAGAGTTTGTAGATTTCATTAGACTTTTAGTAGATACTGTTTTGTATGTGTAATACTATAAGTTGTGTAACTATTTTGAATAAATATTGTCATAAATAATGCAGATTAAGGTGAGTTGTTAAAATTTGTGCATCTAAATGTCTGTTTAAAAAGAGGTTGCTAAATCTAACctattgaaaatattttatccaGGAAAAGGGCTTGAGGTGTAATTAATGAATCTttacaaaaaatacagtaaCCGCTGCTTGTATTTGTGGTCTTGGTGTCGGTGGAACAAAAACAGGAGGCcagtttttcaaaatgtaattttaaagcAATTCTTCATGACACAATTGGCATTATCTTTAATCTGCAAATACTGCATCATTACTTGTAGAATTATATAGTTATTACCCGCTATAACCACATTAAAATGAAGCGAAGAGtccacacaacaaacaaacaggcagtTCTACATATATCAGAACCATTTACCTTGGCCTGGAGGCATCACCTGTCTGTCCCCTTTGTAAATGCAGTGTTAACAGTACGCATACAGTGGAAATGCACTTTTTTTCTTAACAACCAGAGATGAGGCCCTGACAAGAACATGAGGGCGTTAATTGTTGTGGCTACTGTGCTACAAAATCAAATAGTAAAGTCATGACATGTCTGTAATAATCTCTTTTAAAACACTTaataatgcaatattaattTTCTAGACACATTCATGAATTAACTGTGTCAAAATAAcagcagataaataaaactttagtATTTACAAATCCATTTAGggtatttctttaaaaaaaaaaaaaatcatcttccATGCAAACCCAACATGCAGGGAACATGCAGCTAAGACCAGGAAAAGGGTTTTTGGGACACAGTTGGTTATTTGCATTGAGGGATATGAAAACATGGCCTGTTACCTTTGGTAGCACAAAGATGCATTACAGGGTAGAgctttagaaaaacaaatcaccTAAATCCTATTCACAAGATGTATAGCACATGTTGTGACCTAATTGATGCaaagctttgtttgtgtgtgtttcttttgtgtaaCCCATCCATTATCCCCCTGCAGGTTAATGAGGCTGAGTGCATATGTGTGGAAGTTGCAGAGCCACGAAggcaaacaaatataaatgcatTGTTTACAAGTTTATGTTGCATGAAACATCTATAGGATGCTAAACCATGTTAGCTATAGTAGCTGATGCTGCTCCCCAAAAGATACAGCGGTTCCCTAACAGAGACAGTTTAGGCAA
Coding sequences within it:
- the wrap73 gene encoding WD repeat-containing protein WRAP73, translated to MNFSEIFKQSNQLCKVSPDGKYLATCVQYRLVVRDVSTLQILQLYTCLDQISHMDWSSDSLFILCAMYKRGLVQVWSLEQPDWHCKIDEGSIGLVSSRWSPDGRHILNTTEFHMRVTVWSLCTKAVSYIKYPKACQKGVDFSRDGCYMALAERRDCKDYVSVFVCDDWHLLRHFETETQDLAGLEWSPNGCVLAVWDSCLEYKVLLYSLDGRLLSTYSAYEWSLGVKSVTWSPSSQFLAIGSYDEKVRILNHITWKKIAQFEHPATINNTKAVAYKEVERRPAVGNEDLSLHNITLGSTLFNTQSKYEICPPPVQIPVVKPDPDRANPKIGVSTLAFSTDSRYVATKNDNMASVVWVWDMQKMSLEAVLEQTSAVRCFQWDPRRPRLALCTGNTKLYLWSPAGCVSVQVPTEGGFQVQSLTWHCSGDSLILLGKEQLCLCYMDTEQEDK